The proteins below come from a single Candidatus Methanoperedens sp. genomic window:
- the queC gene encoding 7-cyano-7-deazaguanine synthase QueC, translated as MKSVVLLSSGLDSTVAFKEAYNRCDEVLCVTFDYGQLASEKEITFAKKICELFNVCHIIISLPWYSTFRGALTGGGALPKILESELDDREITRETAEKVWVPARNVVFLSIGAALAENYKYDLIVTGFDAEEAATFPDNTPEFVESFNGMLKFGTLTHPSVYTPLISMSKVEIVKRGLEIDAPLEWSWSCYEGWERPCGVCESCLRRKRAFNSSGATDPLLERLGI; from the coding sequence ATGAAATCCGTCGTTTTACTTTCATCAGGTCTTGACTCCACGGTTGCGTTCAAGGAAGCATATAACAGGTGCGATGAAGTGCTGTGTGTGACCTTCGATTACGGACAGCTAGCATCCGAAAAAGAAATAACATTTGCAAAAAAAATATGTGAGCTTTTCAATGTTTGTCACATCATAATATCCCTTCCATGGTACAGCACCTTTCGCGGCGCGCTCACAGGCGGAGGAGCGCTTCCGAAAATACTGGAAAGCGAACTTGATGACAGGGAGATCACGCGGGAAACCGCAGAAAAGGTATGGGTGCCTGCACGCAATGTGGTTTTTCTTTCAATAGGAGCTGCACTTGCTGAGAACTATAAATATGACCTTATTGTAACCGGGTTCGATGCCGAGGAAGCCGCAACGTTTCCTGATAACACGCCTGAATTCGTAGAGAGCTTCAATGGGATGCTAAAATTCGGCACACTTACGCATCCTTCAGTCTATACCCCGCTGATTTCCATGAGTAAAGTCGAAATCGTAAAGCGGGGGCTTGAGATAGATGCTCCGCTTGAATGGTCGTGGTCGTGTTATGAGGGCTGGGAAAGACCCTGTGGAGTGTGCGAGTCATGTCTTCGGCGAAAGCGTGCTTTTAATTCTTCGGGAGCGACGGATCCCTTGCTGGAACGCCTCGGGATTTGA
- a CDS encoding nitroreductase, with amino-acid sequence METIEAIKSRRSVRGFTYESVSDEVIVQILDAGRWAPSGLNNQAWRFIVVRNKETKVNLSKLTNYGPTINNAPVLIVVFLDKEHMYHYTKDVQSIGACIQNMLLVIHSMGLGGVWLGEILKNKEMVNKVLEAPDSYELMAVVALGHPVKKERASERKNLNELVFRERFGATW; translated from the coding sequence ATGGAAACGATAGAGGCGATAAAATCACGACGAAGCGTCCGGGGATTTACGTATGAAAGCGTGAGTGATGAGGTGATAGTGCAAATCCTCGATGCGGGAAGGTGGGCGCCCTCAGGTTTAAATAACCAGGCATGGCGGTTTATAGTGGTGCGAAATAAGGAAACGAAAGTGAACCTTTCTAAACTTACAAACTACGGTCCGACTATAAATAATGCCCCTGTGCTGATAGTGGTTTTTCTTGACAAAGAACATATGTATCATTATACAAAAGATGTGCAATCCATAGGCGCGTGCATTCAGAACATGCTGCTTGTCATTCACTCCATGGGACTTGGCGGGGTGTGGCTTGGCGAGATACTGAAGAATAAAGAGATGGTGAATAAAGTCCTTGAAGCGCCGGATTCTTATGAATTGATGGCAGTAGTTGCTCTCGGGCATCCTGTTAAAAAAGAAAGGGCTTCTGAAAGGAAAAACCTTAATGAGCTTGTTTTCCGTGAAAGGTTCGGGGCAACTTGGTAG
- the thrC gene encoding threonine synthase, which translates to MYHLECIECHRKYPETEVIYTCPCGGLLDVVYDYSDIKITKKDLKGPLSVWKYRALLPVGREPVSLKEGGTPLYRVGRLSKDVGMKEVYVKHEGMNPTGSFKDRGMTVGVTKALELNMKTVACASTGNTSASLAVYGARAGVPAVVLLPSGKVALGKLAQALMHGAKVLSIRGNFDDALKLVRDLCDREGFYLLNSVNPYRLEGQKTIAFEIADQLGWQAPDRIILPVGNAGNITAIYKGFKELKHLGLTDSVPKMTGIQAEGACPIVAAIKNNKSTITPEAKPETVATAIRIGNPVNAVKALTAIRESGGTAETVSDEEIIRAQHELASLEGIGVEPASASSIAGLRKLVGLGVIDIDENVVCVTTGHLLKDSEHVLAVCPKPIEIDATIEAVRKAVFSN; encoded by the coding sequence ATGTACCACCTTGAGTGCATTGAATGTCACAGGAAGTATCCAGAAACCGAGGTTATCTACACCTGTCCATGCGGTGGTCTCCTTGATGTTGTCTATGATTACTCGGATATCAAGATTACAAAAAAGGACTTGAAAGGACCGCTGTCGGTCTGGAAATACCGCGCACTCCTGCCTGTGGGCAGGGAGCCTGTGTCCCTGAAGGAAGGCGGGACACCGCTCTATCGCGTCGGAAGGCTCTCAAAAGATGTTGGAATGAAAGAGGTTTATGTCAAGCACGAAGGCATGAACCCAACAGGTTCATTCAAGGACAGAGGGATGACAGTCGGAGTTACAAAAGCCCTTGAACTTAACATGAAAACTGTCGCCTGCGCCTCCACCGGGAACACATCAGCTTCGCTGGCAGTGTACGGGGCAAGGGCAGGGGTTCCTGCTGTTGTTCTCCTGCCTTCGGGAAAGGTAGCACTGGGGAAATTGGCGCAGGCTCTCATGCACGGAGCAAAGGTTTTGAGCATCCGTGGAAATTTTGATGATGCGTTAAAACTGGTGCGTGACCTCTGCGACAGGGAAGGGTTCTATCTCTTAAATTCGGTAAACCCTTATCGCCTTGAAGGACAAAAGACCATCGCTTTTGAGATTGCAGACCAGCTGGGATGGCAGGCTCCGGATCGAATTATCCTGCCTGTTGGAAATGCGGGGAACATCACGGCTATTTACAAGGGTTTCAAGGAGCTAAAGCATCTTGGACTCACAGATAGCGTCCCGAAAATGACAGGCATACAGGCAGAAGGAGCATGTCCCATAGTTGCGGCCATCAAGAATAATAAATCTACAATAACACCTGAAGCCAAGCCAGAAACCGTAGCTACCGCGATCCGCATCGGCAACCCTGTAAATGCAGTAAAGGCATTGACTGCAATAAGGGAATCCGGAGGAACTGCTGAGACTGTATCAGATGAAGAGATAATCAGAGCACAGCATGAACTTGCAAGTCTTGAAGGGATAGGGGTTGAACCAGCCAGTGCGTCTTCGATTGCAGGATTACGGAAGCTCGTGGGTTTAGGGGTAATAGATATTGATGAAAATGTTGTGTGCGTCACTACGGGACATTTGCTTAAGGATTCCGAGCATGTGCTTGCGGTATGTCCCAAGCCCATAGAAATTGATGCCACGATAGAAGCTGTGAGAAAAGCTGTTTTCTCAAATTAA
- a CDS encoding methylated-DNA--[protein]-cysteine S-methyltransferase has product MTEFIDIIFAKPIECYVEIDYKKKLRSIRFLKSKENLKERKTLDISFELERYFNGEEIDFSCELDISHLSPFAQKVLEETTKIGYGETITYSELARNIGSKGARAAGRALAINPLPIVIPCHRVVAKNGIGGYSAGVDIKTRLLELEKIQ; this is encoded by the coding sequence ATGACCGAATTTATTGATATTATTTTTGCAAAACCGATTGAATGTTATGTTGAAATAGATTATAAGAAGAAATTACGCTCGATCAGATTTTTAAAAAGTAAAGAAAATTTAAAAGAGAGAAAAACACTCGACATCAGTTTTGAACTGGAACGCTATTTTAATGGTGAAGAAATTGATTTTTCGTGCGAGTTAGACATATCGCACCTTTCTCCTTTTGCGCAAAAAGTGCTTGAGGAAACAACAAAAATCGGATACGGTGAAACAATTACATACTCGGAACTTGCACGAAACATAGGCAGCAAAGGAGCGCGAGCAGCAGGAAGGGCGCTTGCAATCAATCCTCTTCCGATTGTTATCCCCTGTCACAGGGTGGTTGCAAAGAACGGTATCGGCGGGTACTCAGCAGGTGTGGATATAAAAACCAGATTGCTTGAGCTTGAAAAAATCCAATAA
- the aroA gene encoding 3-phosphoshikimate 1-carboxyvinyltransferase, with amino-acid sequence MKLVIRKSDIKGTISAPPSKSYTHRAIAIAALSKKATVYNPLISEDTKATIRAVEAFGAEVESKKDSLIIKGFDGELKTPDNVIDVANSGTTLRIMTAVASLANGGTVLTGDASIRTRPNTPLLNALNDLGAEAFSTRNNGMAPLVVRGKMRGGRVHIDGSISSQFVSALLIACPFAQNTTTVLIKGELKSRPYVDITIAMLKDAGVKITCDAPNSFAIPPNQEYNMKSYSVPGDFSSASYMMAAAALCGEITIKNLFPSEQGDSVLIEMLEKMGAQISWDKKKGEIKVSKGSLKGIIVDVGKTPDLVPTLAVLGAAAEGTMVIENAEHVRYKETDRLHAMTVELKKMGVDIVEEKDRLVIKGGTIRGAEVHGWDDHRIVMALAVAGMVAGDTTIDTIESVSISYPGFFDDLKKIGAVVDNLN; translated from the coding sequence ATGAAGCTGGTTATCCGCAAATCCGACATTAAAGGAACCATCAGCGCCCCTCCCTCAAAAAGCTACACACACAGGGCTATTGCAATTGCTGCCCTCTCGAAGAAAGCCACAGTTTACAACCCGCTCATATCGGAGGACACGAAAGCTACAATAAGAGCCGTGGAAGCTTTTGGTGCTGAGGTAGAATCAAAGAAAGACTCACTCATAATCAAAGGATTCGATGGGGAATTAAAAACCCCAGATAATGTTATCGATGTTGCAAATTCAGGCACAACACTTCGCATAATGACAGCAGTGGCTTCGCTTGCAAACGGCGGCACCGTCCTTACAGGCGATGCCAGTATCAGGACAAGACCGAATACCCCTTTGCTCAATGCACTGAATGACCTCGGGGCTGAGGCATTCTCTACGCGCAATAACGGAATGGCACCGCTCGTGGTAAGGGGAAAAATGCGGGGAGGGCGCGTGCATATAGACGGCTCGATAAGCTCCCAGTTCGTATCAGCGCTGCTTATCGCCTGTCCCTTTGCACAGAACACGACCACCGTATTAATTAAAGGAGAGTTGAAATCACGACCCTACGTGGATATCACCATCGCCATGCTAAAAGATGCAGGCGTGAAAATAACATGCGATGCCCCTAATTCTTTTGCCATCCCGCCGAACCAGGAGTATAACATGAAGTCGTACAGCGTTCCTGGGGATTTTTCTTCCGCTTCATATATGATGGCTGCAGCAGCATTGTGTGGAGAAATTACTATCAAGAACCTTTTCCCTTCGGAGCAGGGCGATTCGGTTTTGATCGAGATGCTTGAAAAAATGGGGGCGCAAATCTCATGGGACAAGAAAAAAGGGGAGATTAAGGTAAGCAAAGGCAGTCTAAAAGGCATAATTGTGGATGTGGGCAAGACCCCTGACCTTGTTCCAACTCTGGCGGTGCTCGGAGCGGCAGCAGAAGGGACTATGGTCATCGAGAATGCGGAGCATGTAAGATACAAGGAAACCGACCGGCTTCATGCGATGACAGTTGAACTTAAAAAAATGGGCGTGGACATCGTGGAAGAAAAGGACAGGCTGGTTATCAAAGGCGGGACGATACGCGGGGCAGAGGTACACGGCTGGGATGACCACAGGATTGTTATGGCTCTGGCTGTGGCAGGGATGGTAGCCGGCGATACGACAATCGATACGATAGAGTCGGTCAGCATCTCGTATCCTGGTTTCTTTGATGATTTGAAAAAGATCGGTGCTGTTGTTGATAATTTGAACTGA